The nucleotide window GAGGCGATAATGGAAAACTTAAAAAGCTATTTGCCAATGGAAAATGGAAAGATAGTTATTTGTGAGGTTGAATTGGATGATAAGTCCCCCGTGCTAAACAAAAAGTTATGGGAAATCGGGCTTCCAAAGGATAGCATTATCGGCTGCATAATAAAGGCGGAGCAAACAATAATTCCTCAAGGGAATACCGGTCTTAAGGCAGGCGATAGGGTCATTTTACTATCATCTCCGGATTCAATGTATAAAATCAATTTGCTTCTTTCAGGAGGTAAAGCGCGTGCTTATTAATCCAGAGAAAAGGTAAGCATATATAAAATTTGCCCAAAATATGGATAATAAGTATGATATAATTATATAGTGTGTGGATAAAATTGAAATCGTCAATAAAAATACGCAAAGATACTTTGACATGGAGAAGTATAGTGAATAAATAAAATTAATATGTTTATGGAAGTGAAAAAATATGCATAATAGTTCTGTAGGTATTTTGAAATGCAGCCACGTAATAAAACGCTGCGAAAAAAATCCTGTATTATCAGCTAAGGATGTTCCCTATGATGCAAACTTGATTTTTAACGCCGGAGTTATTAAATATCAGGGGAAATACGTAATGATATTCAGAAATGATTATGGATATAAGGATGGAAAGTTTAAGGGGACGAATCTTGGCATTGCATACAGCAGTGACGGTATAAGCTGGAAGGTTGAAAGCAAGCCGTTCTTTACTGTAGAAATGCTGAATGATTCTAAAATTAGAAGGTTTTATGATCCGAGACTCACGGTAATCGATGGCAAATGCTATATATGTTTTGCAGTGGACACAAATCATGGGACGCGGGGAGGCATCGGGGTTACAGACGATTTTCAGAGTATAAGGGTTTTAAATATGTCTGTTCCTGATAACAGAAATATGGTTCTGTTTCCCGAAAAAATAGGCGGGCTTTATACCCGGCTTGAGAGGCCCATGCCAGTTTACAGCAGAGGAAGTGACCGGTTTGACATATGGCTTTCAAGTTCTCCGGATTTAAGATACTGGGGAGATTCGAAGCTTGTATTGTCCGTTGAAGATGTTTCTTTCGCCAATAATAAAATAGGCCCCGCGGCACCTCCTGTTAAAACAAAATATGGCTGGCTTACAACCTTTCATGCAGTGGATACAGATGACAGCAGAGGTAAAAACGGATGGGAGGATTTCTGGCGCAAAAGATATAGTGCCGGAATCATGCTGCTCGATTTAGAAAACCCTTCAAAAGTAATAGGGATGTCTAAGCTTCCTTTGATAATTCCAGAGGCGGAATATGAGAGAAACGGTTTTAGAAATGATGTGATTTTCCCTGGCGGTATGATACTGGAGGAGAGCGGAGAGGTTAAAATTTATTATGGTGCGGCGGATACCGTAGAATGTATGGCAAGAGCAGATGTTAATGATTTAATTAAATTATGTTTAAATGAATAAGCATGCAGAAGTCATAAAGGCGGCGGTGCATATTTATAATATACCCCGAAGGCGGCAATAATATTGCAATTTACGACAAGTTATGATAATGTAGTAATACTTGATTATACTATTAAATTCAATATTAAAAATATGAATGAAGGTACTTTAGAATGGAAAAAGATAAACAAATACAAAATAATGAAAGCATTGAAAAAATATATAAACTTACATCCGAAGATGCATGCAAAGCATTGGATACAAGTTATAAAGGTTTAACGGCATCGGAAGCAGAAGAGAGGCAGAAAAAGTATGGCAAGAATGTTATAAGCCGCAAAAAAGGCAAATCTGTTATTTTAGTTTTTTTGTCTAACTTTGCCAGCTTAATGGCTATTTTATTATGGGTAGGCGGTATTATTGCATTTATAGCTAAGATGCCGGAGCTAGGCATTGCAATTTGGCTGGTCAATATCATAAACGGTGTTTTTAGTTTCTTCCAGGAATATCGTGCCAGCAAAGCTACGGAAGCATTGAAGAAGATGCTGCCTTCGTATGTGAGGGTTATAAGGGATAATAAAGAGCAGCAGATACTGTCTGAGGATCTGGCGCCCGGGGACATAATGCTTGTTGCGGAAGGCGATAAGATATCCGCTGATGCCCGAGTGCTTGAAAGCAGCGACCTTCAGGTAAATCAATCTACACTGACGGGCGAATCCAATCCGGTACGTAGAACTTATGACTCTGTTTTAAAAGAAGATCTTTCACGGTATGAAATTCCAAATCTTATTTTTGCGGGGACCAGCGTGGCAAGCGGTACGGCAAAAGCAGTGGTCGTATCGATAGGAATGAAAACTGAATTTGGAAAAATTGCAAATTTGACGCAAACCATGAGGGAAGAGCAGAGTCCACTGGAGCGGGAACTTGATATACTGACAAAACAGGTTTCAGTTATTGCTGTAAGCTTTGGAGTCTTATTTTTTGTAGCCGCTTCTATTTTTGTAAAAGAACCATTGGCTGAAGTTTTCATCTTTTCGTTAGGGATGATTGTTGCATTTATACCTGAAGGGTTACTGCCGACTGTTACCTTATCGCTGGCCATGGCTGTTCAGCGTATGGCTAAAGAGCATGCGCTGGTCAAAAAGCTTTCGGCTGTCGAAACACTGGGTTGTACCTCGGTTATTTGTTCGGATAAGACCGGGACGCTGACGCAGAACGAAATGACTGTACACCATCTATGGATGCCGGATCAGGAATATGAAGTTACGGGTCTCGGATATGCTCCTACAGGGAAAATTCTGGCGGGGGATCGTGAGGTCAGTGCTACCGATAATGGAGATTTAAAACTGCTTCTTACTGCAGCCGCTTTATGCAGCAATGCCCGTGTGGTTCCACCCAATAAAGAATCCGACAGGTATACCGTTTTAGGTGACCCTACAGAGGCTTGTCTGGGAGTAGTTGCCCAAAAAGCAGGAATTGATATTGAAGAGCAGTCAACATTGACACCGAGACTCAGGGAATTGCCCTTCGATTCAAGGCGTAAAAGGATGAGTACCATTCATCAGTTGGAAAATGTTGTAGATGGCTGCCGAAGGATTGCCTACGTAAAAGGTGCGCCTAAGGAAGTATTGGAACTGTGCACGGGGATATATCGCCATGGAGCCCGGGAAGAGTTGACAGATGAACAGCGCAGAAAAATAATGGAGGCAAATGATCGCTACGCCAGCAACGGCTTAAGGGTACTGGCTGTCGCATACAGGCTTTTGTCGAGAAAGGATAATCTGCCTGCTGCATTGAGCGCATATACTCCTGAAATCATTGAAAAAGATCTGACATTTGTCGGGCTCACCGTCATGGCAGATCCTCCGAGACCGGAAGTTGCAAAGGCTGTTGAGGTATGCCATAGGGCCAATATTCGTGTTATCATGATAACAGGTGATTATGGTCTGACGGCTGAGAGCATTGCCAAACGTATCGGCATTGTCAAAGGAAAACACCCGCGGATCATATCAGGTGTGGAACTGGAAAACATGCCGGATGAGGAACTTAAAGAAGCCTTAAAGGATGAGGTTATTTTTGCCAGAGTGGCGCCGGAACAAAAATACAGGGTGGTAAGCAACTTGCAGGAAATGGGGCATATTGTGGCTGTAACAGGCGACGGTGTTAATGATTCACCTGCGTTAAAAAAAGCTGATATCGGCGTGGCTATGGGTATCACGGGTACGGACGTTGCCAAGGAAGCTGCCGACATGATACTGACTGATGACAATTTTGCTTCAATTGTTAGAGCCATTGAAGAAGGGCGTGCAGTGTACAGCAATATCAGGAAATTTATTCTGTATATTCTTAACAGCAACGTCCCAGAGGGAGTACCTTCTGCGGCTTTTCTGTTCTCAAGAGGTATGATTCCACTGCCATTGACAGTTATGCAGATTCTTTCTATTGACCTTGGCACGGATATGATGCCGGCTCTTGGGCTTGGCACAGAGTTGCCGGAGAAGGGCGTTATGGATAAGCCGCCACGTTCACAGAAGGAAAGACTATTAAATAAGCAAATTTTCATCAAGGGATTTTTCTGGTATGGATTATTAGAGTCTATTGCCGCAATGGGTGCTTATTTTTTTGTGAATATGCTGAATGGATGGCCGAATGTTCCACTTGCAAGTTCAGGTATAGTTTACAGGAGAGCGACAACCATGACACTTGCAGCCATTGTCTTCTGCCAGGTTGGCATGGTGTTAAACTGCCGTACAGAGAAGCAGTCTGTTTTTAAAGTAGGCCTGTTTAGTAATAAAAGAGTAATGTTAGGCATTGCTTTTGAAATAGTGCTCATTAGTTTAATTATCTATGCGCCGTTTATGCATGCAATTTTCCAGACAGCATCCATAGGCATCAGAGAATGGGTATTCCTGATTTTTCTACCTCCATTGATTTTGCTTCTTGAGGAAATTAGAAAAGCTGTTTCTCGCAGACATGAAAAAAGAAAATAATTAAGAAATGAGGTGTAAATACTTATGAAAGTTATTATAGTCGGTTGTGGCAAGCTTGGCTCGGGATTAGCCCAAAACCTCTCAAAAAAAGGGCATAAAGTAACTATTATTGATACCAACCCGCAGGCATTTGAGCTTCTTGGCAAAGATTTTAAAGGGGAAACTATTGTGGGTATCGGTTTTGATAAGGGCATACTTGAGAAAGCCCAGATCAACTTTGCCGATGCAATTGTGGCATGCACTAAGAGCGATGATGCAAATGCGCTTATCGGCAGGATTTCACGAAATATTTATAGAGTCCCGAGGGTTATATCAAGGTTGTATGATCCGCGTAGGGCCGAGATTTATAGAAGCCTCGGCATTCAGACAATATCCACGACTACATGGGGTGTTCATCGAGCGGCAGAGATGCTGAGTTATAATCAGCTTGACAGCATTTTAACATTAGGGGATGTTGAAATAATAAGGGCCGAGACGCCTGCTCTTTTGGCAGGCAGAACCGTAAATGAACTCACAGTTATCGGTGAAATTCAGGTTATTGCAATCTGCCGTGATAATAAAACCTTTATGCCGACCAGGGGTACGGTTTTTCATAAACATGATGTGATTTTTGTCGCTGCTTTGACAACATCTGTAAACAGATTGAAAACACTGCTGGGTTTTGAGCAGAAATGGAGGAAAATCAGATGAATATTATTATAATAGGTGGAGGTAAAGTTGGAGCTTATATTGCAAAATTGCTTTTGAACGATAACTATTCCGTGAAAGTTATAGAAAATCGCAAGGATGTTTTAGATAAGCTGAAAAAGGAAATACCGGAAGACAACATTGTTTTAGGTAGCGGGACAGAGCCAAACGTCCTTGAGTCTTCAGGGATTACAGAGACTGACGTTGTTGCTGCAGTTACCGGTGCTGACGAAACCAATCTGGTTGCTTCTACGATTGCAAAGTTTGAATTTGGTGTTCCTCGTGTTATCGCGCGTGTCAACAATCCTCAAAATATGTGGCTGTTTAACTCAGGAATGGGAGTTGATGTTGGTTTAAATCAGGCTGATCTTATGGCTCATCTCGTAGTCGAAGAAATGGATCTTAAAAATATGCTGACATTGATGAAACTTAATCGCGGAGATTATTCAATTGTTCAGGTGAAGGTCGATGGTAATTCCGAAACTGTGAATAAACCTCTAAGAGATCTTTCGATCCCGTCAAAAGCAGTACTTATCGCAATCTTTCGCGGAAAGGATGTTATCATTCCGCGTGGAGACACTGTTATCGACAAAAATGATAATATTCTCGCATTGACTGACAAGGATAGTCAGGTGACGATAAATAAACTTTTTGGATCTGCAAAATGAAATGCTTATCGATAGTTTTGTTTAATGTAAGCTGCCGACAGCGAGGCAATAATATAAGCAACCGGAAAATGAAAAACATTTCCGGCTGCTTATATTATCATACGCATTTTTTTATGCCAGGAAAACTTAAATAGTGTTTGGTGCATAAAGATTATTCTTCAAATATAAAAAATGCACCCGGTACCGGTTATCA belongs to Clostridiales bacterium and includes:
- a CDS encoding NAD-binding protein; translated protein: MEENQMNIIIIGGGKVGAYIAKLLLNDNYSVKVIENRKDVLDKLKKEIPEDNIVLGSGTEPNVLESSGITETDVVAAVTGADETNLVASTIAKFEFGVPRVIARVNNPQNMWLFNSGMGVDVGLNQADLMAHLVVEEMDLKNMLTLMKLNRGDYSIVQVKVDGNSETVNKPLRDLSIPSKAVLIAIFRGKDVIIPRGDTVIDKNDNILALTDKDSQVTINKLFGSAK
- a CDS encoding TrkA family potassium uptake protein, which produces MKVIIVGCGKLGSGLAQNLSKKGHKVTIIDTNPQAFELLGKDFKGETIVGIGFDKGILEKAQINFADAIVACTKSDDANALIGRISRNIYRVPRVISRLYDPRRAEIYRSLGIQTISTTTWGVHRAAEMLSYNQLDSILTLGDVEIIRAETPALLAGRTVNELTVIGEIQVIAICRDNKTFMPTRGTVFHKHDVIFVAALTTSVNRLKTLLGFEQKWRKIR
- a CDS encoding cation-transporting P-type ATPase, with amino-acid sequence MEKDKQIQNNESIEKIYKLTSEDACKALDTSYKGLTASEAEERQKKYGKNVISRKKGKSVILVFLSNFASLMAILLWVGGIIAFIAKMPELGIAIWLVNIINGVFSFFQEYRASKATEALKKMLPSYVRVIRDNKEQQILSEDLAPGDIMLVAEGDKISADARVLESSDLQVNQSTLTGESNPVRRTYDSVLKEDLSRYEIPNLIFAGTSVASGTAKAVVVSIGMKTEFGKIANLTQTMREEQSPLERELDILTKQVSVIAVSFGVLFFVAASIFVKEPLAEVFIFSLGMIVAFIPEGLLPTVTLSLAMAVQRMAKEHALVKKLSAVETLGCTSVICSDKTGTLTQNEMTVHHLWMPDQEYEVTGLGYAPTGKILAGDREVSATDNGDLKLLLTAAALCSNARVVPPNKESDRYTVLGDPTEACLGVVAQKAGIDIEEQSTLTPRLRELPFDSRRKRMSTIHQLENVVDGCRRIAYVKGAPKEVLELCTGIYRHGAREELTDEQRRKIMEANDRYASNGLRVLAVAYRLLSRKDNLPAALSAYTPEIIEKDLTFVGLTVMADPPRPEVAKAVEVCHRANIRVIMITGDYGLTAESIAKRIGIVKGKHPRIISGVELENMPDEELKEALKDEVIFARVAPEQKYRVVSNLQEMGHIVAVTGDGVNDSPALKKADIGVAMGITGTDVAKEAADMILTDDNFASIVRAIEEGRAVYSNIRKFILYILNSNVPEGVPSAAFLFSRGMIPLPLTVMQILSIDLGTDMMPALGLGTELPEKGVMDKPPRSQKERLLNKQIFIKGFFWYGLLESIAAMGAYFFVNMLNGWPNVPLASSGIVYRRATTMTLAAIVFCQVGMVLNCRTEKQSVFKVGLFSNKRVMLGIAFEIVLISLIIYAPFMHAIFQTASIGIREWVFLIFLPPLILLLEEIRKAVSRRHEKRK
- a CDS encoding glycoside hydrolase family 130 protein, which translates into the protein MHNSSVGILKCSHVIKRCEKNPVLSAKDVPYDANLIFNAGVIKYQGKYVMIFRNDYGYKDGKFKGTNLGIAYSSDGISWKVESKPFFTVEMLNDSKIRRFYDPRLTVIDGKCYICFAVDTNHGTRGGIGVTDDFQSIRVLNMSVPDNRNMVLFPEKIGGLYTRLERPMPVYSRGSDRFDIWLSSSPDLRYWGDSKLVLSVEDVSFANNKIGPAAPPVKTKYGWLTTFHAVDTDDSRGKNGWEDFWRKRYSAGIMLLDLENPSKVIGMSKLPLIIPEAEYERNGFRNDVIFPGGMILEESGEVKIYYGAADTVECMARADVNDLIKLCLNE